One genomic segment of Micromonospora sp. WMMC415 includes these proteins:
- a CDS encoding XdhC family protein: MTPVDLFARADGLRAQRTPFVLATVVRAERPTSAKPGYRAIVLPDGTIEGFVGGACAESTVRLQSLRLLRTGESTLLRVTPGAAAEQAPAEGMVVVDNPCLSGGTLDIFLEAVVPAPLVHVFGDTPIARAVAEVGAAAGYAVTRSTDPAAPIPPDTVGVVVAAHGHDEEAVLRAAVHADVPYVALVASRQRGPTVLAGADLPADLAARVRSPAGLDIGARTPGDVALSVLAELVQVRASTPGEATVPAQRHGDDHDDHEQAAGPGNRALLTVLDPATAVDPVCGMSVAVGPASLHLERAGRTWYFCAAGCRRAFAADPGRYDG; this comes from the coding sequence ATGACACCGGTCGACCTGTTCGCGAGGGCGGACGGGCTGCGCGCCCAGCGCACCCCGTTCGTCCTCGCGACCGTTGTCCGGGCCGAGCGACCGACCAGCGCGAAGCCGGGCTACCGGGCGATCGTCCTGCCGGACGGGACGATCGAGGGCTTCGTGGGCGGGGCCTGCGCCGAGTCGACCGTCCGGCTGCAGAGCCTGAGACTGCTGCGGACGGGCGAGTCGACCCTGCTGCGGGTCACCCCGGGGGCCGCCGCCGAGCAGGCGCCCGCCGAGGGCATGGTCGTCGTGGACAACCCGTGCCTGTCCGGTGGCACGCTGGACATCTTCCTGGAGGCGGTCGTGCCCGCGCCGCTCGTACACGTCTTCGGCGACACCCCCATCGCGCGAGCGGTCGCGGAGGTCGGGGCGGCCGCCGGGTACGCCGTCACACGGAGCACGGACCCGGCCGCGCCGATCCCGCCGGACACGGTCGGCGTCGTCGTCGCCGCCCATGGGCACGACGAGGAGGCGGTGCTCCGCGCCGCGGTGCACGCCGACGTGCCGTACGTCGCGCTCGTGGCGAGTCGTCAGCGTGGCCCCACGGTGCTGGCCGGGGCCGACCTGCCGGCCGACCTCGCCGCCCGCGTGCGGAGCCCGGCGGGATTGGACATCGGCGCCCGCACGCCCGGCGACGTCGCGCTGTCGGTACTGGCGGAGCTCGTGCAGGTGCGGGCGTCGACGCCCGGGGAGGCGACGGTGCCGGCGCAACGCCACGGCGACGACCACGACGACCACGAGCAGGCCGCCGGACCCGGGAACAGGGCACTGCTCACGGTGCTCGACCCGGCCACGGCGGTCGATCCCGTCTGCGGCATGAGTGTGGCGGTCGGCCCGGCCAGCCTTCATCTGGAGCGCGCCGGGCGGACTTGGTACTTCTGCGCCGCCGGGTGCCGCAGAGCCTTCGCCGCCGATCCGGGCCGGTACGACGGATGA
- a CDS encoding XdhC family protein, giving the protein MSMRDVLGDLLDWWRADQPVAMATVVGTWHSAPRPPGAAMLVGPDGTAVGSVSGGCVEAAVYDLGLAVTESGAPRLARYGVSDDDAFEVGLTCGGTIEIFVERVDRASYPELDQVAEAIAAGRPVAVATLVRGDADRLGRRLVVWPDRVAGGLGSRRLDDAVTDDVRGMVAAGRTGPLRYGSDGERLGDELTVFVASFTPPPRMIVFGAIDFAAALARTGDFLGYRVTVCDARPVFATARRFPGAEVVVDWPHRYLTGEIDAGRVDPRTVVCVLTHDPKFDVPALRVALGHPFAYVGAMGSRRTHTDRVARLRAEGVSPEQLARLASPIGLDLGARTPEETAVSIAAEIIGARWGGTGHRLSELDGSIHENLDRY; this is encoded by the coding sequence ATGAGCATGCGCGACGTGCTCGGTGATCTCCTGGACTGGTGGCGCGCGGACCAGCCGGTCGCGATGGCGACCGTCGTCGGCACCTGGCACAGCGCACCCCGACCACCCGGGGCGGCGATGCTCGTCGGCCCCGACGGCACAGCGGTCGGCAGCGTCTCCGGCGGCTGCGTCGAGGCCGCCGTCTACGACCTCGGCCTTGCGGTGACCGAGTCCGGCGCGCCGCGGCTCGCCCGGTACGGCGTGAGCGACGACGACGCGTTCGAGGTGGGACTGACCTGCGGCGGCACCATCGAGATCTTCGTCGAACGCGTCGACCGCGCGTCGTACCCGGAGCTCGACCAGGTGGCGGAGGCGATCGCGGCGGGCCGACCGGTCGCGGTGGCCACGCTGGTCCGCGGCGACGCGGACCGGCTCGGCCGGCGGCTGGTCGTCTGGCCCGACCGGGTCGCCGGCGGCCTCGGCTCGCGCCGGCTCGACGACGCCGTGACCGACGACGTCCGCGGCATGGTGGCCGCCGGACGGACCGGTCCGCTGCGGTACGGCTCCGACGGCGAGCGCCTCGGCGACGAGCTGACGGTGTTCGTCGCCTCGTTCACACCGCCCCCGCGGATGATCGTCTTCGGGGCGATCGACTTCGCGGCGGCGCTCGCCCGCACCGGCGACTTCCTCGGGTACCGGGTCACGGTGTGCGACGCCCGGCCGGTCTTCGCCACCGCCCGCCGGTTCCCCGGTGCCGAGGTCGTGGTCGACTGGCCGCACCGCTACCTGACCGGCGAGATCGACGCGGGACGGGTCGATCCGCGCACCGTCGTGTGCGTGCTCACCCACGACCCGAAGTTCGACGTCCCGGCGCTGCGCGTCGCCCTCGGGCATCCCTTCGCGTACGTCGGTGCGATGGGCTCGCGACGCACGCACACGGACCGCGTCGCCCGGCTCCGGGCCGAAGGGGTGTCGCCGGAGCAGCTTGCCCGGCTCGCCTCGCCGATCGGGCTGGACCTGGGGGCGCGCACACCTGAGGAGACCGCGGTGAGCATCGCCGCGGAGATCATCGGCGCCCGATGGGGCGGCACCGGCCACCGACTGTCCGAGCTGGACGGTTCCATTCACGAGAACCTGGATCGGTACTGA
- a CDS encoding aerobic carbon-monoxide dehydrogenase large subunit, with the protein MTVTEERATVGFGRTLRKEDARFLRGRGTYVDDVRLPGMLHGAMLRSPFAHARIVSIDTSAAEAHPKVKAVVTGETLKGLNLAWMPTLSYDVQAVLATDKVRYQGQEVAFVIAEDHYSARDAVELIEVEYEPLTPVVDAKRALDPDAPVIRDDLEDRTTNHIFDWEAGDRARTDDVFARADVVVAQDILYPRVHPAPLETCGAVADFDKVTGKLTMWTTTQAPHAHRTVYALVAGLPEHKIRIISPDIGGGFGGKVGIYPGYVLAVVGSIVSGKPVKWVEDRSEHLMSTAFARDYHMRGEIAATRDGRILGVRVNVLADHGAFNATAQPTKFPAGFFHVFTGSYDLEAAHCKVTGVYTNKAPGGVAYACSFRITEAVYLVERIVDVLAYELDMDPAELRMKNLIRPEQFPYTCATGWEYDSGDYPKALRLAMDMAGYDELRREQAAKLAHREAHGRGSLTGIGVAFFTEAVGAGPRKHMDILGLGMADGAELRVHPTGKAVLRISVQTQGQGHETTFAQIVGHELGLPTEDIEVVHGDTDQTPFGLGTYGSRSTPVSGAATAIVARKVRERAKIVASAMLEVSPDDLEWESGRWQVRGDPEQGKTMQEIAMAAHSNLELPEGIEGHLDATTVYNPPNLTYPFGAYICVVDVDPDTGQVKVRRFVAVDDCGVRINPMIVEGQVHGGLADGVGMALMQVMAFDPDGNHLGASFMDYLLPTAMECPSWELGETVTPSPHHPIGAKGVGESATVGSPCAVVNAVLDALKPFGVRHADMPLTPANVWSTIQGRPLRTDLALT; encoded by the coding sequence ATGACGGTCACGGAGGAACGCGCGACGGTCGGCTTCGGCCGGACGCTGCGCAAGGAGGACGCCCGGTTCCTGCGCGGCCGGGGCACGTACGTCGACGACGTGCGGCTGCCGGGCATGCTGCACGGCGCGATGCTGCGCAGCCCGTTCGCGCACGCGCGCATCGTGTCGATCGACACCTCCGCCGCGGAGGCGCACCCGAAGGTGAAGGCGGTCGTCACCGGGGAGACCCTGAAGGGTCTCAACCTGGCCTGGATGCCCACCCTGTCGTACGACGTGCAGGCCGTGCTCGCCACCGACAAGGTGCGCTACCAGGGTCAGGAGGTCGCGTTCGTCATCGCGGAGGACCACTACTCGGCGCGGGACGCGGTCGAGCTGATCGAGGTGGAGTACGAGCCGCTGACCCCGGTCGTGGACGCGAAGCGGGCGCTGGACCCGGACGCGCCGGTGATCCGCGACGACCTCGAGGACCGCACGACGAACCACATCTTCGACTGGGAGGCCGGCGACCGGGCCAGGACCGACGACGTGTTCGCCCGCGCCGACGTGGTGGTGGCGCAGGACATCCTCTACCCGCGGGTGCACCCGGCGCCGCTCGAGACGTGCGGCGCGGTGGCCGACTTCGACAAGGTCACCGGGAAGCTGACGATGTGGACGACCACGCAGGCGCCGCACGCGCACCGCACCGTGTACGCGCTCGTCGCCGGACTGCCCGAACACAAGATCCGGATCATCTCGCCGGACATCGGCGGCGGCTTCGGCGGCAAGGTCGGCATCTACCCGGGATACGTGCTGGCGGTCGTCGGCTCGATCGTCAGCGGGAAGCCGGTGAAGTGGGTGGAGGACCGCTCCGAACACCTGATGAGCACGGCCTTCGCCCGTGACTACCACATGCGTGGCGAGATCGCGGCCACCCGGGACGGCAGGATCCTCGGCGTACGCGTGAACGTGCTGGCCGACCACGGCGCGTTCAACGCGACCGCGCAGCCGACCAAGTTCCCGGCCGGGTTCTTCCACGTCTTCACCGGCTCCTACGACCTGGAGGCGGCGCACTGCAAGGTCACCGGCGTCTACACGAACAAGGCGCCGGGCGGCGTGGCGTACGCCTGCTCGTTCCGCATCACCGAGGCGGTCTACCTGGTCGAGCGGATCGTCGACGTGCTCGCGTACGAGCTGGACATGGACCCGGCCGAACTGCGCATGAAGAACCTGATCCGGCCGGAGCAGTTCCCGTACACCTGCGCCACCGGGTGGGAGTACGACTCCGGCGACTACCCGAAGGCGCTGCGGCTGGCCATGGACATGGCCGGGTACGACGAGCTGCGGCGCGAGCAGGCGGCGAAGCTGGCCCACCGGGAGGCGCACGGGCGCGGCTCGCTGACCGGCATCGGCGTCGCCTTCTTCACCGAGGCGGTCGGCGCGGGGCCGCGCAAGCACATGGACATCCTCGGGCTGGGCATGGCCGACGGCGCCGAACTGCGGGTGCACCCGACCGGCAAGGCGGTGCTGCGCATCTCGGTGCAGACCCAGGGGCAGGGCCACGAGACGACGTTCGCGCAGATCGTCGGGCACGAGCTGGGACTGCCGACCGAGGACATCGAGGTGGTGCACGGCGACACCGACCAGACCCCGTTCGGCCTGGGCACGTACGGCTCGCGATCGACGCCGGTGTCCGGCGCCGCCACCGCGATCGTGGCCCGCAAGGTCCGTGAACGCGCGAAGATCGTCGCCTCGGCGATGCTGGAGGTCTCCCCCGACGACCTCGAGTGGGAATCCGGCCGCTGGCAGGTGCGCGGCGACCCGGAGCAGGGCAAGACGATGCAGGAGATCGCGATGGCCGCGCACTCCAACCTGGAGCTGCCGGAGGGCATCGAGGGCCACCTCGACGCGACCACCGTCTACAACCCGCCCAACCTGACCTACCCGTTCGGGGCGTACATCTGCGTGGTGGACGTCGACCCGGACACCGGGCAGGTCAAGGTGCGCCGATTCGTCGCGGTCGACGACTGCGGCGTACGGATCAACCCCATGATCGTCGAGGGCCAGGTGCACGGTGGCCTCGCCGACGGCGTCGGCATGGCGCTGATGCAGGTGATGGCGTTCGACCCGGACGGCAACCACCTCGGCGCGTCGTTCATGGACTACCTGCTGCCCACCGCGATGGAGTGCCCGTCCTGGGAGCTCGGCGAGACGGTCACGCCGTCGCCGCACCACCCGATCGGGGCGAAGGGCGTGGGCGAGTCCGCGACCGTCGGTTCGCCCTGCGCGGTGGTGAACGCGGTCCTGGACGCGCTCAAGCCGTTCGGGGTCCGGCACGCCGACATGCCGCTCACCCCGGCCAACGTGTGGTCGACGATCCAGGGCCGGCCGCTGCGGACGGACCTGGCGCTCACATGA
- a CDS encoding MoxR family ATPase, whose translation MTRPTDVDALRTGLDSVGYLADESLATALFLAVRMSQPILLEGEPGVGKTEAAKALAAALDTRLVRLQCYEGLTAAEALYEWNYPRQLLAIRLAEAGGAALREADLFTDEYLLARPLLTALDHPGPRPAVLLIDEVDRADDEFEAFLLELLAESTVTIPELGTRRAAVPPVAVLTSNRTRDLHDALKRRCLYHWIAYPDPQRVAEIVRRRVPGVGDPLADQVAAAVRRMRALDLYKPPGVAEAISWAAALQVLGIGTLDATAAARTLATVVKYDEDLATVRQAGLAGLVGDA comes from the coding sequence ATGACGCGGCCAACCGACGTCGACGCGTTGCGCACCGGTCTCGACTCCGTCGGCTACCTCGCCGACGAGTCACTCGCCACCGCCCTGTTCCTCGCCGTCCGGATGAGCCAGCCCATCCTGCTCGAGGGCGAACCCGGGGTCGGCAAGACCGAAGCGGCCAAGGCGCTCGCGGCCGCGCTGGACACCCGGCTCGTCCGGCTCCAGTGTTACGAGGGGCTGACCGCCGCCGAGGCGCTGTACGAGTGGAACTACCCGCGCCAGCTCCTCGCGATCCGCCTCGCCGAGGCGGGCGGTGCGGCGCTGCGCGAGGCCGACCTCTTCACCGACGAGTACCTACTGGCCCGGCCGCTGCTCACCGCGCTCGACCACCCCGGGCCCCGCCCCGCCGTGCTGCTCATCGACGAGGTGGACCGCGCCGACGACGAGTTCGAGGCATTCCTGCTCGAACTGCTGGCCGAGTCGACCGTGACGATCCCGGAACTGGGCACCCGTCGCGCCGCCGTTCCCCCGGTCGCCGTTCTCACCTCCAACCGCACCCGCGACCTGCACGACGCGCTCAAGCGCCGCTGCCTCTACCACTGGATCGCCTACCCCGATCCCCAACGGGTCGCGGAGATCGTCCGCCGGCGGGTGCCCGGCGTGGGCGATCCGCTGGCCGACCAGGTGGCGGCGGCGGTCCGCCGGATGCGCGCGCTCGACCTGTACAAGCCGCCCGGCGTCGCCGAGGCGATCAGCTGGGCCGCCGCGTTGCAGGTGCTCGGCATCGGCACGCTCGACGCGACCGCCGCCGCGCGGACGCTCGCCACCGTCGTCAAGTACGACGAGGACCTGGCGACCGTACGCCAGGCGGGGCTCGCCGGGCTGGTCGGCGATGCCTGA
- a CDS encoding NTP transferase domain-containing protein: MSGVGGLVLAAGAGRRIGGPKALLRLRGTPLAERAVQVARDGGCAPVVVVLGAAADRVRAAADLTAATVVVNPAWESGLASSLRAGLAALADTDAAAALVLLVDTPGIGPEAVRRVAAHGDERALACATYGGRRSHPMLLGRAHWAGIAAGAAGDVGARRYLRAAGTAVMEVPCDGVADPTDVDTAEDARRYGIAPGGAAPWGP; the protein is encoded by the coding sequence GTGAGCGGCGTCGGGGGTCTCGTGCTGGCCGCCGGCGCCGGACGTCGCATCGGTGGGCCGAAGGCACTGCTGCGCCTGCGCGGCACGCCACTCGCGGAGCGTGCGGTGCAGGTCGCCCGCGACGGCGGCTGCGCCCCGGTCGTGGTCGTCCTCGGCGCAGCGGCCGACCGGGTACGCGCCGCCGCCGACCTGACCGCGGCGACCGTGGTCGTGAACCCGGCCTGGGAGAGCGGACTCGCCTCCTCGCTTCGCGCGGGACTGGCCGCGCTCGCCGATACCGACGCCGCGGCGGCGCTGGTCCTGCTCGTCGATACCCCGGGCATCGGCCCGGAGGCGGTGCGACGCGTCGCGGCGCACGGCGACGAGCGGGCCCTCGCGTGCGCGACGTACGGCGGTCGCCGCAGTCATCCCATGCTGCTCGGCCGGGCGCACTGGGCCGGCATCGCCGCGGGCGCGGCCGGCGACGTGGGCGCCCGCCGGTACCTGCGCGCCGCCGGTACGGCGGTGATGGAGGTGCCCTGCGACGGCGTCGCCGACCCGACCGATGTGGACACCGCCGAGGACGCCCGGCGGTACGGCATCGCCCCTGGTGGCGCGGCGCCGTGGGGGCCATAG
- a CDS encoding VWA domain-containing protein — translation MPDLAARGPADLALLVARFGAALHAAGLPVGPDRSERFARAVLLVRPTTTRALYWCATATLVGDRGDLPVFDRVFDLVFGGLADPGEQRGDAGNAEPPVPGTAPTPPAPARQPRPPGGQPWFADRGHQGDRAASEIPHPALAAATERLAERDFADLSPDELVRLVELMRRLRVATPLRRTRRRSPAARGSTVDLRATLRHARRTAGHPVRLHRRRPHRRPRRLVVLCDISGSMAPYARAMLQLLYCAAGGASAEVFTFATRLTRLTRLLGRTSAAQALDRAGRAAPDWSGGTRIGATLKEFNDRYGARGVARGAVVLVVSDGWDTGDPAQLRREMARLSRLAYRIVWANPRTKSARYQPLVGGMAAAWPYCDAVVSAHDIAALDDLLDALAEPAARRSR, via the coding sequence ATGCCTGACCTGGCCGCTCGCGGACCGGCCGACCTCGCGCTCCTGGTGGCCCGGTTCGGCGCGGCGCTGCACGCCGCCGGGTTGCCCGTCGGGCCGGACCGGAGTGAGCGCTTCGCTCGCGCGGTCCTGCTGGTCCGGCCCACGACGACCCGTGCACTCTACTGGTGCGCCACGGCCACGCTGGTGGGCGATCGGGGCGACCTGCCGGTCTTCGACCGCGTCTTCGACCTCGTCTTCGGCGGCCTCGCCGACCCCGGAGAGCAGCGCGGGGACGCCGGCAACGCCGAGCCCCCGGTGCCCGGCACGGCACCGACCCCGCCCGCACCGGCCCGGCAGCCCCGCCCACCCGGCGGCCAGCCGTGGTTCGCCGATCGCGGTCACCAGGGCGACCGCGCGGCCAGCGAAATCCCCCACCCCGCGCTCGCCGCCGCCACCGAGCGGCTGGCCGAGCGGGACTTCGCCGACCTCTCCCCCGACGAACTGGTCCGGCTGGTCGAGCTGATGCGCCGGCTGCGGGTGGCCACGCCGCTCCGGCGCACCCGGCGCCGGTCGCCGGCCGCCCGCGGCTCCACCGTCGACCTGCGGGCAACGCTGCGGCACGCCCGCCGAACGGCCGGGCACCCGGTAAGGCTGCACCGCCGACGACCCCACCGCCGGCCGCGCCGCCTCGTGGTGCTCTGCGACATCTCCGGCTCGATGGCGCCGTACGCCCGGGCCATGCTCCAACTGCTCTACTGCGCGGCCGGGGGCGCCAGCGCCGAGGTGTTCACGTTCGCCACCCGGCTGACCCGACTGACCCGGCTGCTCGGCCGCACCAGCGCGGCGCAAGCGCTCGACCGGGCCGGGCGGGCGGCGCCCGACTGGTCCGGCGGCACGCGCATCGGCGCGACGCTGAAGGAGTTCAACGACCGGTACGGGGCGCGCGGCGTCGCCCGTGGCGCCGTCGTGCTGGTCGTCTCCGACGGCTGGGACACCGGCGACCCCGCGCAGCTCCGCCGGGAGATGGCCCGGCTCTCGCGGCTCGCGTACCGGATCGTGTGGGCCAATCCCCGCACGAAGAGCGCGCGGTACCAGCCGCTCGTCGGTGGGATGGCCGCGGCCTGGCCGTACTGCGATGCGGTGGTCAGCGCCCACGACATCGCGGCCCTGGACGACCTGCTCGACGCACTCGCCGAGCCCGCCGCCCGGCGGTCGCGGTGA
- a CDS encoding sugar phosphate isomerase/epimerase, with translation MCYGYDGTAALQRSLDRRSLLGGSLAVLAGVGLGAGLGATDAEATIKPTGRRHVPPGLISIQLWTVRDALWGAPGYDATLTHLARIGYPRVELALGYFGRTAAQLRQFLDGIGIRSTSSHDGISADAAGLEQKIENAVTLGQSFMVVPYLNSDKADDWKRWAEQMNVEAAAARAAGLRYGYHNHAHEFTIDLGGGKRPWDILTAELDPKLVHLEIDIYWAVTGGIESGDGAADPEGFTLDVIRSAPQRVLQYHVKDRHESTGDMADLGTGMIDFGRIFRKHSVLEYIVENDTPDVTPQQTAEVGYRYLRRLRF, from the coding sequence ATGTGTTACGGATACGACGGGACAGCGGCGCTGCAGCGCTCCCTTGACCGGCGGAGCCTGCTGGGCGGATCACTGGCGGTGCTCGCCGGTGTGGGCCTCGGGGCGGGGCTCGGCGCGACGGACGCCGAAGCGACCATCAAGCCGACCGGCCGGCGCCACGTGCCGCCGGGCCTGATCAGCATCCAGCTGTGGACGGTACGCGACGCGCTGTGGGGCGCTCCCGGGTACGACGCCACCCTGACCCACCTCGCCCGGATCGGGTACCCGCGCGTGGAGCTGGCGCTCGGATACTTCGGGCGGACCGCCGCGCAGCTGCGCCAGTTCCTGGACGGCATCGGCATCCGGTCGACGTCCAGCCACGACGGGATCAGCGCCGACGCCGCCGGTCTGGAGCAGAAGATCGAGAACGCGGTCACCCTGGGCCAGTCGTTCATGGTGGTGCCGTACCTGAACTCCGACAAGGCGGACGACTGGAAGCGCTGGGCGGAGCAGATGAACGTGGAGGCGGCCGCGGCCCGGGCGGCCGGCCTGCGGTACGGCTACCACAACCACGCCCACGAGTTCACCATCGACCTCGGCGGCGGCAAGCGGCCGTGGGACATCCTGACCGCGGAGCTGGACCCGAAGCTCGTCCACCTGGAGATTGACATCTACTGGGCGGTCACCGGCGGCATCGAGTCCGGCGACGGCGCGGCGGACCCGGAGGGCTTCACGCTCGACGTGATCCGCTCGGCGCCGCAGCGCGTCCTTCAGTACCACGTGAAGGACCGGCACGAGTCCACCGGCGACATGGCCGACCTGGGCACCGGGATGATCGACTTCGGGAGGATCTTCCGGAAGCACTCGGTGCTCGAGTACATCGTCGAGAACGACACCCCCGACGTGACGCCGCAGCAGACGGCCGAGGTCGGCTACCGCTACCTGCGCAGGCTGCGGTTCTGA
- a CDS encoding (2Fe-2S)-binding protein: MRITVNVNGVDETREVEPRLLLVHFLRETLGLTGTHWGCDTSNCGTCVVLLDGRPVKSCTVLAVMAAGHEVRTVESLERDGQLDPVQQGFMECHGLQCGFCTPGMLMTSRALLDRDPDPSEQRIREAISGQLCRCTGYENIVRSVRWAAAHQATAGTGQATAGSVPTPRDAADESAQEVPA; this comes from the coding sequence GTGCGGATCACGGTCAACGTCAACGGGGTCGACGAGACCCGCGAGGTGGAGCCGCGCCTACTGCTCGTGCACTTCCTGCGCGAGACGTTGGGCCTGACCGGCACCCACTGGGGTTGCGACACGTCCAACTGCGGCACCTGCGTGGTGCTGCTGGACGGTCGGCCGGTCAAGTCGTGCACGGTGCTGGCCGTGATGGCGGCCGGGCACGAGGTGCGTACGGTCGAGAGCCTGGAGCGCGACGGGCAGCTCGACCCGGTGCAGCAGGGCTTCATGGAGTGTCACGGGCTGCAGTGCGGCTTCTGCACGCCGGGCATGCTGATGACCTCCCGGGCGCTGCTCGACCGTGACCCGGACCCGTCGGAGCAGCGGATCCGCGAGGCGATCTCCGGCCAGCTGTGCCGGTGCACCGGGTACGAGAACATCGTGCGCTCGGTCCGCTGGGCCGCCGCGCACCAAGCCACGGCGGGCACGGGCCAGGCCACGGCGGGCTCGGTGCCCACCCCGCGGGACGCCGCCGACGAGAGCGCCCAGGAGGTGCCGGCATGA
- a CDS encoding xanthine dehydrogenase family protein subunit M, whose amino-acid sequence MTAAVRRFTATEVRMQVPAPFAYERATSVENAIELLTRHGPEARVVAGGHSLIPMMKLRLARPDALVDINDLRELSYVRVQGDELCIGALTRHSELLESAVAGEHFPIFHDAERVIADPVVRNFGTVGGSLCQADPSEDLSAVFAAVHATAVLRGPDGTRTVPVRQLHRGPYETVLAPQELLVELCVPIRGGGGSAYEKVERRVGDYPVAAAGAVLWLSGDSIADAGVGLTAVGAPHFVSPQAEAVLRGASATEETFVAAGRAAAAECSPVADQRGPEDYKRHLAAELTTRALRRAAARARGEEG is encoded by the coding sequence ATGACCGCCGCCGTGCGGCGGTTCACGGCCACGGAGGTGCGGATGCAGGTTCCGGCACCATTCGCCTACGAGCGAGCAACCAGCGTCGAGAACGCGATCGAGCTACTGACGAGACACGGCCCCGAGGCGCGCGTGGTCGCCGGCGGGCACAGCCTGATTCCGATGATGAAGCTGCGGCTGGCGCGGCCGGACGCGCTGGTCGACATCAACGACCTCCGCGAGTTGTCGTACGTGCGCGTCCAGGGGGACGAGCTGTGCATCGGCGCGCTGACCCGGCACAGCGAGCTGCTCGAGTCCGCCGTCGCCGGTGAGCACTTCCCGATCTTCCACGACGCGGAGCGGGTGATCGCCGACCCGGTGGTCCGCAACTTCGGCACGGTCGGCGGCTCGCTGTGCCAGGCCGACCCGTCGGAGGATCTGTCCGCCGTGTTCGCCGCGGTGCACGCCACCGCCGTGCTGCGCGGGCCCGACGGCACCCGTACGGTTCCCGTCCGGCAACTCCACCGTGGACCGTATGAGACGGTGCTCGCGCCGCAGGAACTGCTGGTTGAGCTGTGTGTGCCGATCCGGGGTGGCGGCGGGAGCGCGTACGAGAAGGTGGAGCGCCGGGTCGGCGACTACCCGGTCGCGGCCGCCGGCGCGGTGCTGTGGCTCTCCGGCGACTCCATCGCCGATGCGGGCGTCGGCCTGACCGCCGTCGGCGCCCCGCACTTCGTGTCGCCGCAGGCGGAGGCGGTGCTGCGCGGCGCGTCGGCGACCGAGGAGACCTTCGTCGCGGCCGGCCGGGCCGCGGCGGCGGAGTGCAGCCCGGTCGCCGACCAGCGCGGCCCGGAGGACTACAAGCGGCACCTGGCGGCGGAACTGACCACGCGCGCGCTGCGCCGGGCAGCCGCCCGCGCCCGGGGCGAGGAGGGCTGA